The Rattus rattus isolate New Zealand chromosome X, Rrattus_CSIRO_v1, whole genome shotgun sequence genome has a window encoding:
- the Atp7a gene encoding LOW QUALITY PROTEIN: copper-transporting ATPase 1 (The sequence of the model RefSeq protein was modified relative to this genomic sequence to represent the inferred CDS: deleted 2 bases in 1 codon), whose product MEPSMDANSITITVEGMTCISCVRTIEQQIGKVNGVHHIKVSLEEKSATIIYNPKLQTPKTLQEAIDDMGFDALLHNANPLPVLTNTVFLTVTAPLALPWDHIQSTLLKTKGVTGVKISPQQRSAVVTIIPSVVSANQIVELVPDLSLDMGTQEKKSGTSEEHSTPQAGEVLLKMRVEGMTCHSCTSTIEGKVGKLQGVQRIKVSLDNQEATIVYQPHLITAEEIKKQIEAVGFPAFIKKQPKYLKLGAIDVERLKNTPVKSSEGSQQKSPAYPSDSAITFTIEGMHCKSCVSNIESALSTLQYVSSIVVSLENRSAIVKYNASLVTPEILRKAIEAVSPGQYRVSISSEVESPTSSPSSSSLQKMPLNLVSQPLTQEVVININGMTCNSCVQSIEGVISKKPGVKSIHVSLTNSTGTIEYDPLLTSPEPLREAIEDMGFDAVLPADMKEPLVVIAQPSLETPLLPSTTEPENVMTPVQNKCYIQVSGMTCASCVANIERNLRREEGIYSVLVALMAGKAEVRYNPAVIQPRVIAELIRELGFGAMVMENAGEGNGILELVVRGMTCASCVHKIESTLTKHKGIFYCSVALATNKAHIKYDPEIIGPRDIIHTIGNLGFEASLVKKDRSANHLDHKREIKQWRGSFLVSLFFCIPVMGLMIYMMVMDHHLATLNHNQNMSNEEMINMHSSMFLERQILPGLSIMNLLSLLLCLPVQFCGGWYFYIQAYKALRHKTANMDVLIVLATTIAFAYSLVILLVAMYERAKVNPITFFDTPPMLFVFIALGRWLEHIAKGKTSEALAKLISLQATEATIVTLNSENLLLSEEQVDVELVQRGDIIKVVPGGKFPVDGRVIEGHSMVDESLITGEAMPVAKKPGSTVIAGSINQNGSLLIRATHVGADTTLSQIVKLVEEAQTSKAPIQQFADKLSGYFVPFIVLVSIVTLLVWIIIGFQNFEIVEAYFPGYNRSISRTETIIRFAFQASITVLCIACPCSLGLATPTAVMVGTGVGAQNGILIKGGEPLEMAHKVRLVVVFDKAGTITMEPSSGEVKVLVESNKISRNKILAIVGTAESNSEHPLGAAVTKYCKQELDTETLGTCTDFQVVPGCGISCKVTNIEGLLHKSNLKIEENNIKNASLVQIDAINEQSSTSSSMIIDAHLSNAVNTQQYKVLIGNREWMIRNGLVISNDVDESMIEHERRGRTAVLVTIDDELCGLIAIADTVKPEAELAVHILKSMGLEVVLMTGDNSKTARSIASQVGITKVFAEVLPSHKVAKVKQLQEGGKSVAMVGDGINDSPALAMANVGIAIGTGTDVAIEAADVVLIRNDLLDVVASIDLSRKTVKRIRINFVFALIYNLIGIPIAAGVFLPIGLVLQPWMGSAAMAASSVSVVLSSLFLKLYRKPTYDNYELRPRSHTGQRSPSEISVHVGIDDTSRNSPRLGLLDRIVNYSRASINSLLSDKRSLNSVVTSEPDKHSLLVGDFREDDDTTL is encoded by the exons GTTTCCCTAGAAGAAAAAAGTGCAACCATTATTTATAACCCTAAACTTCAGACTCCAAAGACCCTCCAAGAAGCTATCGATGACATGGGCTTTGATGCTCTTCTCCACAATGCTAACCCTCTTCCTGTCTTAACCAATACTGTATTTCTGACTGTTACTGCTCCACTGGCTCTGCCATGGGACCATATCCAAAGTACATTGCTCAAGACCAAGGGTGTGACTGGCGTTAAGATTTCCCCTCAGCAAAGAAGTGCAGTGGTTACCATAATCCCATCTGTGGTGAGTGCTAATCAGATCGTGGAGCTGGTCCCAGACCTCAGTTTAGACATGGGAACTCAGGAGAAAAAGTCAGGAACTTCTGAAGAGCATAGCACGCCTCAGGCAGGGGAAGTCCTGCTGAAGATGAGAGTGGAAGGGATGACCTGCCATTCATGCACTAGCACCATTGAAGGAAAAGTTGGAAAGCTGCAAGGTGTACAACGCATTAAAG TCTCCCTAGACAACCAAGAAGCTACTATTGTTTATCAACCTCATCTGATCACAGCAGAGGAAATAAAGAAGCAGATTGAAGCTGTGGGTTTTCCCGCCTTCATAAAAAAACAGCCAAAGTACCTCAAATTGGGAGCCATTGACGTTGAGCGCCTGAAGAACACACCAGTCAAATCTTCAGAAGGATCTCAGCAAAAGAGCCCAGCATATCCCAGTGACTCAGCAATCACATTTACCATAGAGGGCATGCATTGTAAATCATGTGTGTCAAATATTGAAAGTGCTTTATCTACACTCCAGTATGTAAGCAGCATAGTAGTTTCTTTAGAGAATAGGTCAGCCATTGTAAAGTACAATGCAAGCTTAGTCACTCCAGAAATACTGAGAAAAGCGATAGAGGCCGTCTCTCCAGGACAATACAGAGTTAGTATTTCAAGTGAAGTTGAAAGTCCCACCAGCTCTCCCTCCAGCTCATCTCTTCAGAAGATGCCTTTGAACTTAGTGAGCCAGCCTCTGACCCAAGAAGTTGTAATCAACATTAATGGCATGACTTGTAATTCTTGTGTGCAGTCGATAGAGGGTGTAATATCGAAGAAGCCAGGTGTAAAATCCATCCACGTTTCCCTCACAAATAGCACCGGGACTATTGAATATGATCCTCTACTAACCTCTCCAGAACCCTTGCGAGAAGCAATTGAAGACATGGGATTTGATGCTGTCCTTCCAG CAGACATGAAAGAGCCACTGGTGGTGATAGCTCAGCCCTCACTGGAAACACCTCTTTTGCCCTCAACTACTGAGCCAGAAAATGTGATGACACCAGTTCAGAACAAGTGTTACATACAGGTCTCGGGGATGACGTGTGCTTCTTGTGTAGCAAACATTGAACGGAACTTAAGACGAGAAGAAG GAATATATTCTGTACTTGTAGCCCTAATGGCTGGCAAGGCGGAAGTAAGATATAACCCAGCTGTTATCCAACCCCGAGTGATAGCAGAGCTTATTCGAGAGCTTGGCTTTGGAGCTATGGTGATGGAAAATGCTGGAGAAGGCAATGGCATTTTGGAACTTGTT GTGAGAGGAATGACGTGTGCCTCCTGTGTCCATAAAATTGAGTCAACGCTCACAAAACACAAAGGGATCTTCTACTGCTCTGTGGCCCTGGCAACGAACAAAGCACATATTAAATATGATCCGGAAATTATTGGTCCCAGAGATATTATCCATACCATTGGA AATTTAGGTTTTGAAGCTTCTTTGGTCAAGAAAGATCGATCAGCCAACCACTTAGATCATAAACGAGAAATAAAACA atGGAGAGGGTCTTTCCTTGTGAGCCTGTTTTTCTGTATCCCTGTAATGGGACTGATGATCTATATGATGGTTATGGACCACCACCTTGCAACTCTAAACCATAATCAGAACATGAGTAATGAAGAAATGATCAACATGCATTCTTCTATGTTCCTGGAGCGTCAGATCCTGCCGGGACTGTCCATTATGAATTTGTTGTCCCTTTTATTGTGTCTACCTGTACAG TTTTGTGGAGGCTGGTACTTCTACATTCAGGCTTACAAAGCGCTGAGGCATAAGACAGCAAATATGGATGTGCTGATTGTGTTGGCAACCACCATCGCATTTGCCTACTCTCTGGTCATTCTTCTGGTTGCAATGTATGAGAGAGCCAAAGTGAACCCTATTACCTTCTTTGATACACCTCCTATGCTGTTTGTGTTTATCGCACTAGGCCGATGGCTGGAACACATAGCGAAG GGCAAAACTTCCGAGGCTCTTGCAAAGCTAATTTCCTTACAAGCAACAGAAGCAACTATTGTAACTCTTAACTCTGAAAATCTCCTCCTGAG TGAAGAACAAGTGGATGTGGAACTTGTACAACGTGGAGATATCATTAAGGTAGTTCCAGGAGGCAAATTTCCAGTGGATGGCCGTGTTATTGAAGGGCATTCTATGGTAGACGAGTCCCTCATCACAG GGGAGGCAATGCCTGTGGCTAAGAAACCTGGCAGCACGGTGATTGCAGGTTCCATTAACCAGAATGGATCGCTCCTCATCCGGGCAACACACGTAGGGGCAGATACAACACTTTCTCAAATCGTCAAACTTGTAGAGGAGGCACAGACATCAAAG GCTCCTATCCAGCAGTTTGCAGACAAACTCAGTGGCTACTTTGTTCCTTTTATCGTCTTGGTTTCCATTGTTACCCTCTTGGTGTGGATTATAATTGGATTTCAAAATTTTGAAATCGTGGAAGCCTACTTTCCC GGCTACAACAGAAGCATCTCCCGAACAGAAACCATAATCCGCTTTGCTTTCCAAGCCTCTATCACAGTTCTGTGTATCGCATGTCCCTGTTCACTGGGACTAGCCACTCCAACTGCTGTGATGGTGGGCACAGGAGTAGGTGCTCAGAATGGCATACTTATCAAAGGTGGGGAGCCCCTGGAGATGGCTCATAAGGTAAGA TTGGTAGTGGTATTTGACAAGGCCGGAACCATTACCATGGAACCCAGTAGTGGCGAAGTAAAGGTTCTGGTGGAAAGTAACAAGATATCACGCAATAAGATCCTGGCCATCGTGGGAACTGCAGAAAGTAACAGTGAACATCCTTTAGGAGCAGCTGTAACCAAATATTGCAAGCAG GAGCTGGACACTGAAACCTTGGGTACCTGCACAGATTTCCAGGTTGTACCCGGCTGTGGAATTAGCTGTAAAGTCACCAATATTGAAGGTTTGCTACATAAGAGTAACTTGAAGAtagaagaaaataacattaaaaatgcatCCCTGGTTCAAATTGATGCAATTAATGAACAGTCATCAACTTCATCATCTATGATTATTGATGCTCATCTCTCAA ATGCTGTTAATACTCAGCAGTACAAAGTCCTCATTGGTAACCGGGAATGGATGATTAGAAATGGTCTTGTCATAAGTAATGATGTGGACGAGTCTATGATTGAACATGAAAGAAGAGGCCGGACTGCTGTGTTGGTGACAATCGATG ATGAACTGTGTGGCTTGATCGCTATTGCTGATACTGTGAAACCCGAGGCAGAGCTGGCTGTGCACATTCTGAAATCTATGGGTTTGGAAGTAGTTCTGATGACTGGAGACAACAGTAAAACAGCTCGGTCTATTGCTTCTCAG GTCGGCATCACTAAGGTGTTTGCTGAAGTTCTGCCTTCCCACAAAGTTGCTAAGGTGAAGCAGCTTCAGGAGGGAGGAAAA AGCGTAGCAATGGTAGGAGATGGAATCAATGACTCTCCAGCTCTGGCAATGGCAAACGTCGGAATTGCCATCGGCACAGGCACAGATGTAGCCATTGAAGCAGCTGATGTGGTTTTGATAAGG AATGACCTTCTGGATGTTGTGGCAAGTATTGACTTGTCAAGGAAAACAGTCAAGAGGATTCGAATCAATTTTGTCTTTGCTCTGATATATAATCTGATTGGAATTCCCATCGCTGCTG GAGTTTTTCTGCCCATCGGCTTGGTTTTACAACCCTGGATGGGATCTGCAGCCATGGCCGCTTCATCTGTCTCTGTGgtactttcttcccttttcctcaagCT